A window from Primulina huaijiensis isolate GDHJ02 chromosome 11, ASM1229523v2, whole genome shotgun sequence encodes these proteins:
- the LOC140987138 gene encoding protein transport protein sft2 — MQNWFSGGVRENEVQQKASSSLLADWNSYAAARSPDENSGGGSLVGVFDIESAVRSANDTVSGTFSVVSKGVRDIPGNFQSATSSIPSGKALMYFALFLASGVFFVFIAFSLFLPVIALVPQKFAICFTVGCAFIIGSFFALKGPKNQFDHMTSKERLPFTLGFLGCMVGTIYGSMILHSYLMSLSFSLFQVLALAYYAISYFPGGSAGMKFLLSSLTSSIMRCFGR; from the exons ATGCAGAATTGGTTTTCAGGAGGTGTTCGTGAGAATGAAGTCCAGCAGAAGGCCTCATCCTCTCTGCTAGCGGATTGGAATTCGTACGCAGCCGCCAGATCCCCCGACGAGAATAGCGGCGGCGGCTCTCTCGTCGGTGTGTTCGACATCGAATCCGCTGTCAGATCCGCCAACGACACCGTTTCCGGCACCTTCAGTGT GGTTTCTAAAGGTGTAAGAGATATACCAGGAAATTTCCAGTCCGCCACTAGTTCCATCCCTTCAGGGAAAGCACTCATGTATTTTGCCTTATTCCTGGCTAGTGGAGTTTTCTTTGTGTTTATAGCATTCAGTTTGTTTCTTCCGGTCATTGCATTGGTGCCTCAGAAATTTGCTATCTGCTTTACTGTTGGTTGTGCCTTCATCATCGGGTCATTTTTTGCCCTCAAAGGTCCAAAGAATCAGTTTGACCACATGACATCAAAGGAG AGGCTTCCTTTTACGTTAGGGTTCCTTGGCTGCATGGTTGGGACCATTTACGGCTCTATGATACTTCATAGTTATCTTATGTCTCTGTCCTTTTCTTTGTTTCAG GTGCTGGCACTAGCATACTATGCTATCTCTTACTTTCCTGGTGGATCGGCTGGGATGAAGTTTCTTTTATCGTCTTTGACGTCTTCTATTATGAGGTGCTTTGGCAGGTGA
- the LOC140988205 gene encoding histone H4 codes for MSGRGKGGKGLGKGGAKRHRKVLRDNIQGITKPAIRRLARRGGVKRISGLIYEETRGVLKIFLENVIRDAVTYTEHARRKTVTAMDVVYALKRQGRTLYGFGG; via the coding sequence ATGTCGGGCAGAGGAAAAGGTGGAAAGGGTTTGGGAAAAGGTGGAGCAAAGCGCCACCGCAAGGTTCTGAGGGACAATATCCAGGGTATCACGAAGCCAGCTATTCGACGCCTTGCTCGTCGTGGTGGAGTTAAGCGCATCAGCGGCCTAATTTACGAGGAGACTCGTGGCGTACTCAAGATCTTTCTCGAGAATGTCATCCGTGATGCTGTTACTTATACCGAGCATGCTCGCCGCAAGACGGTGACGGCCATGGATGTCGTCTACGCTCTCAAGAGGCAAGGGCGCACTCTTTACGGCTTTGGAGGTTAA
- the LOC140987405 gene encoding uncharacterized protein, whose protein sequence is MPAPLRNHYFTCHNNIIFSYTFLLIISSILFSSCLCIDEQGQALLAWRNSLNVSTNVLQSWNSSDRYPCNWFGIYCNSNGDVVKIIMKAVDLRGQLPSNFQSLKFLNTLILSSVNLTGAIPKEVGDYHELVVIDISDNAISGDVPVEICMLSKLQELNLNTNLLDGSIPFEIGNLSSLRSLMLFDNQLNGEIPKSVGKMNNLEAFRAGGNQNLKGELPWEIGNCSNLVVLGLAETGISGSLPSSIGMLKKLQTIAIYTSLLSGPIPESICNCSDLQNLYLYQNSITGWIPRRIGELRMLQNLLLWQNSMVGTIPWEIGSCSDLRVIDLSENLLTGSIPTSVGQVSKLEELQLSVNQLSGTIPTEITNCAALTHLEVDNNGISGQIPAQIGKLTRLNLFFAWKNNLTGGIPESLSNCVNLQALDLSYNKLFGPIPRKIFALTNLTKLLLISNNLSGFIPPDIGNCTNLYRFRVSDNSLGGTIPSEIGNLKTLSFLDMSNNQLEGGIPPSISGCQNLEFLDLHSNALAGPLPDEFPKNLQFVDVSGNRLTGTLSPKIGSLTELTKLNIGKNQLSGYIPSEIMSCIKLQLLDLGNNGFSGYIPKELGRLPSLEIALNLSCNRFTGEIPFEFSNLDKLGVLDLSYNKLSGKLEVLINLQNLVSLNVSFNDFSGELPNTPFFHQLPPSDLAGNKNLYVPSEVITRADSMQDSLHAKSTMTIALTILVSVSVVLMLLGTYLLVRIHNDKGKSMENDAWEMTFYQKMEFSVEDIIQNLTPSNVIGTGSSGVVYKVTVHNGMTLAVKKMWSSEESKAFNSEIRTLSSVRHKNIVRLLGWGSNRTVKLLFYDYLPNGSLSSLLHGVGKGGAEWEARYEVILAVAHALEYLHHGCVIPIMHGDVKAMNVLLGPNMEPYLADFGLARFVNGESDHIGTSKQNHRPHLAGSYGYIAPEHASTQHITEKSDVYSFGVVLLEVLTGRHPLDPTLPDGAHFVQWVHNHMQSTHDPVDVLDPKLRGRGDTEIHEMLQTMAVAFLCLSTRPDDRPTMKDVVAMLKEIRHMYPVRSETDVLKGSISATHITPPPKKVALQGSSNCSFEFSADNAG, encoded by the exons ATGCCTGCACCCTTAAGAAATCACTATTTCACTTGtcataataatattatcttcTCTTACACCTTTCTACTTATCATAAGCTCTATACTCTTCTCTTCTTGTTTATGCATTGACGAGCAGGGACAAGCTCTGTTAGCATGGAGGAATTCGTTGAATGTATCGACAAATGTTCTTCAATCTTGGAATTCTTCGGACAGATATCCCTGCAATTGGTTTGGGATATATTGCAACTCGAATGGAGATGTGGTGAAGATAATCATGAAAGCAGTTGACTTGCGAGGGCAATTGCCTTCGAATTTTCAATCCCTCAAGTTCTTGAACACTCTCATTCTTTCATCCGTGAACCTCACCGGCGCCATCCCAAAGGAGGTGGGAGACTACCATGAGCTGGTTGTGATTGATATAAGCGATAATGCGATATCTGGGGATGTTCCGGTTGAAATTTGCATGTTAAGTAAGTTGCAAGAGTTGAATCTCAATACAAATCTTTTGGATGGTAGCATTCCTTTCGAAATTGGAAATCTCTCCAGTCTTAGGAGTCTTATGCTCTTTGACAATCAGCTCAACGGCGAGATTCCGAAGAGCGTAGGGAAAATGAACAATCTTGAGGCATTTAGAGCAGGTGGGAATCAGAATCTTAAGGGTGAGTTGCCTTGGGAGATTGGAAACTGCAGCAACTTGGTCGTGCTTGGTTTAGCTGAAACAGGAATTTCCGGAAGTTTACCGTCATCGATAGGGATGCTCAAGAAGCTACAAACAATAGCTATATACACATCTCTGTTGTCTGGTCCCATCCCAGAAAGTATTTGCAACTGCAGTGATTTGCAGAATTTGTACTTGTATCAGAATTCAATAACGGGTTGGATTCCAAGGCGAATAGGGGAACTCAGAATGCTTCAGAACCTACTGCTATGGCAAAACAGCATGGTTGGCACAATCCCATGGGAGATAGGAAGCTGCAGTGATTTAAGGGTCATAGATTTGTCTGAGAATCTGCTGACAGGAAGCATACCAACCAGTGTTGGACAGGTTTCCAAGCTTGAGGAACTGCAGCTGAGTGTCAATCAATTATCAGGTACCATACCCACGGAGATAACAAACTGCGCAGCTCTGACTCATTTGGAAGTAGATAACAACGGAATTTCGGGGCAAATCCCAGCTCAGATCGGCAAACTAACAAGGTTGAATCTTTTTTTCGCCTGGAAGAACAACTTAACTGGCGGTATCCCCGAATCTTTATCTAATTGTGTGAATCTCCAAGCTCTTGATCTTTCTTACAATAAGCTCTTTGGCCCAATCCCAAGAAAGATTTTTGCATTGACAAACCTGACGAAACTGCTTTTGATTTCCAACAATTTGTCAGGATTTATACCACCTGACATTGGAAACTGTACAAATTTGTACAGATTCAGGGTAAGTGATAATAGTCTCGGGGGTACTATTCCATCAGAAATTGGAAACTTGAAAACTTTAAGTTTCCTGGACATGAGTAACAATCAACTTGAGGGGGGCATTCCTCCTTCAATTTCTGGCTGCCAAAACCTTGAGTTTCTTGATCTTCACTCTAATGCACTCGCGGGACCTCTGCCAGATGAGTTTCCCAAAAATCTGCAGTTTGTGGACGTTTCAGGCAATAGGCTAACCGGCACACTCTCTCCTAAAATTGGTTCGCTAACCGAGCTAACCAAACTTAATATCGGGAAAAATCAGCTTTCTGGCTATATTCCATCTGAGATCATGTCCTGCATTAAGCTACAGTTGCTTGATCTTGGAAACAATGGTTTTTCTGGTTATATACCCAAAGAATTGGGTCGACTTCCGTCACTTGAAATTGCTCTCAACTTAAGCTGTAACCGATTTACCGGCGAGATCCCATTTGAATTTTCGAATCTTGACAAACTCGGAGTTCTTGATCTTTCCTACAACAAACTCTCAGGAAAGCTTGAAGTTCTCATAAACCTTCAAAACCTTGTCTCCCTTAATGTGTCGTTTAACGATTTCTCAGGTGAATTGCCGAATACCCCATTCTTTCACCAGCTGCCTCCCAGCGACCTTGCAGGTAACAAAAATCTATACGTCCCCAGTGAAGTTATCACTCGAGCAGACAGCATGCAAGATTCTTTACACGCAAAATCTACCATGACGATAGCATTGACAATCCTTGTTAGCGTCAGTGTCGTGCTCATGCTGCTAGGTACATACTTATTAGTAAGAATCCACAATGATAAAGGTAAATCCATGGAAAATGACGCTTGGGAGATGACATTTTATCAAAAGATGGAATTCTCAGTTGAGGACATCATACAAAATCTCACACCTTCTAATGTCATTGGGACTGGAAGCTCTGGTGTCGTGTATAAGGTAACCGTTCATAATGGGATGACACTAGCTGTGAAAAAAATGTGGTCATCTGAGGAATCTAAAGCGTTCAATTCTGAAATCCGGACTCTTAGTTCAGTCAGGCACAAGAACATTGTTCGACTTCTAGGGTGGGGTTCCAACCGCACAGTAAAATTGTTGTTTTACGATTATCTTCCTAATGGAAGTCTGAGTTCACTTCTTCATGGTGTGGGCAAGGGTGGTGCCGAGTGGGAGGCCAGATACGAAGTCATATTGGCAGTAGCGCATGCTCTTGAGTACTTGCATCACGGCTGTGTTATCCCCATCATGCATGGTGATGTCAAAGCCATGAATGTTCTTTTAGGCCCTAACATGGAGCCATATCTTGCTGACTTTGGGCTGGCAAGGTTTGTCAATGGTGAATCTGACCATATAGGGACTTCAAAACAGAACCACAGGCCTCATTTAGCTGGTTCTTATGGTTACATTGCACCAG AACATGCTTCGACGCAGCACATCACAGAAAAGAGTGATGTCTACAGTTTTGGGGTCGTCCTCTTAGAGGTGCTGACAGGGAGGCACCCATTAGACCCAACACTGCCAGATGGTGCACATTTTGTTCAATGGGTTCACAACCACATGCAGAGTACGCATGACCCAGTCGACGTATTGGACCCAAAGCTAAGAGGAAGGGGTGACACAGAGATACATGAAATGCTACAAACAATGGCTGTCGCGTTTCTGTGCCTCAGCACCCGTCCGGATGATCGTCCGACGATGAAAGATGTAGTAGCGATGCTAAAAGAAATTCGGCATATGTACCCTGTGAGATCAGAGACCGACGTATTGAAGGGAAGCATATCAGCTACTCACATTACACCTCCTCCGAAGAAGGTGGCTTTGCAGGGGTCCTCTAACTGCTCTTTCGAATTCTCTGCTGATAATGCCGGATGA
- the LOC140987122 gene encoding probable carbohydrate esterase At4g34215, whose product MGENLSFLAISFLLLSLLSANEDKSIFILAGQSNMSGRARDYNNTKPPEFHPNPQILMFDANQRWVTAKDPLHLGIDVGRPVGFGPGIPFANALLEWDPCIGTIGLVPCAHGETFLSDWSKGTPHYNQLVIRSNASSEAGGRIRAMLWYQGENDSLTLQNAQLYRGRLEKFITDFRADIGMPDLPVFVVVLASGLGKYKDKIREAQMGIKLRNVITVDGKGAEVKPLDVVHLSLAGAIDIGKRLASAFLYANL is encoded by the exons ATGGGTGAGAACCTAAGTTTCCTTGCGATTTCCTTTCTGCTCTTATCTCTTCTATCTGCAAACGAAGACAAAAGCATATTCATCCTGGCCGGACAAAGCAACATGTCGGGTCGAGCAAGAGATTACAACAACACCAAGCCCCCAGAGTTCCACCCCAATCCACAGATCCTCATGTTCGACGCGAATCAGAGATGGGTCACGGCAAAAGACCCTCTTCACCTGGGCATAGATGTTGGCAGACCAGTGGGATTTGGACCTGGAATTCCGTTCGCAAATGCATTGCTGGAGTGGGATCCTTGCATCGGGACCATCGGTTTGGTCCCTTGTGCGCATGGGGAGACGTTTTTGAGCGATTGGAGCAAAGGCACACCGCACTACAATCAACTGGTGATAAGGTCTAATGCTTCGTCCGAAGCAGGAGGCCGCATCCGGGCGATGCTTTGGTACCAGGGGGAGAATGACTCATTGACGCTCCAAAATGCTCAACTCTATCGTGGGAGACTGGAAAAGTTTATCACGGATTTTCGAGCTGATATAGGGATGCCTGATCTTCCTGTTTTTGTG GTGGTGCTTGCAAGTGGGCTCGGAAAATACAAGGATAAGATACGAGAAGCTCAGATGGGAATAAAACTAAGAAATGTGATTACCGTGGACGGGAAAGGAGCGGAGGTGAAACCATTGGATGTGGTGCACCTCAGCTTGGCCGGAGCCATCGATATCGGGAAGAGACTCGCTTCGGCCTTCCTCTACGCTAATCTTTAA
- the LOC140987124 gene encoding heavy metal-associated isoprenylated plant protein 16-like — MTKMMQAFSLQDKNNSQIMKQKIVLHVPINEEKSRAKAMSIASKTKGVTNVAISKERNHMVVIGEGVDSVSLANSLRKRLQFADIVSVKSVLIVDESVLSKDEFNNPNAPEYQNQSCNSDITIRPKFL; from the exons ATGACCAAAATGATGCAGGCTTTTTCTCTGCAAGACAAGAATAACTCACAAATCATGAAG CAAAAGATTGTGCTTCATGTGCCCATAAATGAAGAGAAAAGTAGAGCAAAAGCCATGTCCATTGCCTCAAAAACCAAAG GTGTGACCAATGTGGCGATTTcgaaagaaagaaatcatatggtGGTGATTGGAGAAGGCGTGGATTCAGTAAGCTTGGCCAACTCCTTGAGGAAGCGATTGCAATTCGCGGACATTGTTAGCGTTAAAAGCGTGTTGATAGTGGATGAATCGGTTCTCTCTAAAGACGAGTTTAACAACCCCAACGCACCTGAATACCAAAATCAATCATGTAATTCCGATATTACCATACGGCCGAAATTTTTGTGA
- the LOC140987123 gene encoding uncharacterized protein At1g08160, producing the protein MHPLPPPPPYTPSTHKQTKPSPLYQIVSSNQAKNHQGLSPEGSPYSRKLRSREQPILREPRRTNPIVWCGAILCLIFSLLLIFFGIATLIIFVAIKPRNPVFDTPVASLNAIYFDSPEILNGDIVFLANFSNPNRKLYVRFEYLYIELYFSENLIASQVLQPFSQNPGEARFLSVHLISSLVHLPLNLSLELQKQGQRNRVVYNIKGTFRVKVKLGMVHYSYWLRGNCQLEMTSPPNGVLVTHSCRTKR; encoded by the coding sequence ATGCATCCACTCCCACCACCACCGCCCTACACACCTTCTACACACAAGCAAACAAAGCCATCTCCTCTTTATCAAATTGTCTCATCTAACCAAGCCAAGAATCACCAGGGTTTGTCACCAGAGGGTTCACCATATAGTAGAAAGCTCAGATCAAGAGAGCAACCGATTCTCCGGGAACCTCGAAGGACTAACCCAATAGTATGGTGTGGTGCAATCCTGTGTTTGATATTTAGCTTACTTCTCATCTTCTTTGGTATTGCTACTTTAATCATTTTTGTCGCTATCAAGCCAAGAAATCCAGTTTTCGACACTCCAGTGGCGAGTCTTAACGCTATCTACTTCGATTCCCCAGAGATTCTAAATGGTGACATAGTGTTTCTTGCTAATTTTTCGAATCCAAATCGGAAATTATATGTTAGATTTGAGTACCTGTACATTGAACTCTACTTTTCAGAGAATCTGATAGCAAGCCAAGTTCTTCAACCCTTCAGTCAGAATCCAGGAGAAGCACGGTTCTTATCGGTCCATTTGATATCAAGCTTGGTGCATCTGCCGCTAAACCTGTCTCTGGAACTTCAAAAGCAGGGGCAGAGGAACAGAGTTGTCTACAACATAAAAGGAACTTTCAGGGTTAAAGTTAAACTGGGTATGGTTCATTATTCTTATTGGTTGCGTGGGAATTGCCAATTAGAGATGACGAGCCCGCCTAATGGTGTCCTCGTAACCCACAGCTGCAGAACCAAGAGATAA